In Nitrobacteraceae bacterium AZCC 1564, the following proteins share a genomic window:
- a CDS encoding localization factor PodJL (product_source=KO:K13582; cath_funfam=1.20.58.60,1.25.40.10; cog=COG0790; ko=KO:K13582; pfam=PF08238; smart=SM00671; superfamily=57997,81901) codes for MAARVSLSVDGIEPSVLERAEASARRAGLSLGDWLNSTIGHPAHSREAQDVAEIHKRLDSIARQVEYISRAPTGTKSDPGVARQLNDAISRLDARLSHISGQSAQAPSYEPAPAFRPSPPTAPAMSPMDFSIAEIIARQGQLDGLTPSPAPQPTAAQMPAPSFAGPAVNPPPVYAAPPLQPQADFSGLERQLSEITSQIATLRRPDGIEQSIESFRNELAEIRRAITEALPRREIESLENEIRSLGRRIDETRQTGVDSSALAGIERALSEIYSALRTLTPAEQFAGFDEAIRSLGGKVDSIVRSSPDPSTIHQLEDAITALKSIASNVASNEALNELAGHLQALSAKVDQLTHAGGNSDILSALEQRIAVLTTALEQRDRPVASDTGYFDNAVRAISDRLDHLQVGSDSAASLNHVEQRVHHLLERLENAEGRGGNLSRVEEGLADILRHLEQQRASAAGAEQAVPSNASMDGIFVETIKRELSDIRFSQSETNRHTQDSLEAVHNTLGHVVDRLAQIESDLRAARSAPAPRETSREHPMPDARAYAPFAPGPRATTPQPRPELPNPAAAQAPIERAPVAPPMPPRVPAIADVAVSRPIEVEQPAPQATRPAPTPRSPIDPTLPPDHPLEPGTKPQQNRVGTPSERIAASEVVLNEISSASREPVSPTNFIQAARRAAQAAAAAPAATPGAKPNRVTALNDAARNAAKAATVGESKVSSRIRALLVGASVVVIVLGTVKMGLNLLSGRDHAQSPPAAASSSATPALPPVSNGEPRSENITPAIPSITSPTPIDRQSLNAPPPPPASPAAPDVTPAMPQASGAADVTGSVTTPAPAERVSVTIPPAAAKAKATWVPVNDKLPESIGSATLRAAANKGNPGAAFEIGVRYAEGRGVASDYAEAMKWYERASQGGIVPATFRLGALYEKGLGAKKDLETARRYYIQAAEKGSAKAMHNLAVLDADGGGAGPNYKGAAQWFRKAAERGVADSQFNLGILYARGIGVEQNLAESYKWFSLAAAQGDADSGRKRDDIAKRLDAQSLAAAKLAIQTFTPEAQPDDAVSVGAPPGGWDAAPPPRAATKSHKPAATKSAAR; via the coding sequence ATGGCAGCGCGCGTATCGTTGAGCGTAGACGGGATTGAGCCGTCGGTCCTCGAAAGGGCCGAAGCATCCGCGCGCCGCGCCGGACTGTCACTTGGCGACTGGCTGAATTCGACCATCGGCCATCCCGCACATAGCCGTGAAGCTCAGGATGTGGCTGAAATTCATAAGCGGCTGGATTCCATCGCCCGTCAGGTCGAATACATTTCACGAGCGCCCACCGGCACAAAGAGTGATCCTGGTGTCGCGCGGCAGTTAAACGACGCCATTTCGCGACTCGACGCCCGCCTGTCACATATTTCCGGCCAGAGCGCTCAAGCACCCTCTTATGAGCCCGCACCAGCTTTCCGGCCGTCGCCGCCGACAGCACCCGCAATGTCGCCGATGGATTTCTCGATTGCAGAAATCATTGCGCGCCAGGGTCAGCTCGACGGTCTGACGCCGTCACCGGCGCCCCAGCCCACAGCGGCGCAGATGCCCGCGCCGTCCTTTGCCGGCCCCGCGGTCAATCCTCCGCCGGTTTATGCAGCACCTCCGCTACAGCCGCAGGCCGATTTCTCGGGCCTTGAGCGGCAACTGTCGGAAATCACCAGCCAGATCGCGACGCTCCGACGCCCCGACGGCATCGAGCAGTCCATCGAGAGCTTCCGGAACGAACTCGCCGAGATTCGCCGGGCCATCACCGAGGCCCTGCCGCGCCGAGAAATCGAATCGCTGGAAAATGAAATCCGTTCGCTCGGCCGCCGCATCGACGAGACGCGCCAAACCGGCGTCGACAGCTCTGCTCTCGCCGGCATCGAACGCGCCTTGAGCGAGATCTATAGTGCACTGCGCACACTGACGCCGGCAGAGCAATTTGCAGGCTTCGACGAGGCCATCCGCAGTCTCGGTGGCAAAGTTGATTCGATCGTGCGCTCAAGTCCTGATCCGTCCACGATCCATCAACTTGAAGACGCCATCACGGCCCTCAAGTCGATTGCATCGAACGTCGCCTCCAACGAGGCCCTCAATGAACTCGCCGGTCATCTCCAGGCGCTATCGGCGAAGGTCGATCAGCTGACGCACGCCGGCGGCAACAGCGATATCCTGTCGGCTCTCGAGCAGCGCATTGCGGTCCTGACAACGGCACTTGAGCAGCGCGACCGGCCTGTCGCCAGCGATACCGGCTACTTCGACAATGCTGTGCGCGCGATTTCGGATCGCCTCGATCATCTCCAGGTCGGGAGTGACAGCGCAGCTTCGCTGAACCATGTCGAACAGCGGGTTCACCACCTGCTCGAGCGGCTCGAGAACGCCGAAGGGCGCGGCGGCAATCTCTCGCGGGTCGAAGAAGGCCTTGCTGATATCCTGCGCCATCTCGAGCAGCAGCGCGCCAGTGCTGCGGGAGCGGAACAGGCTGTTCCTTCCAACGCATCGATGGACGGCATTTTTGTCGAAACCATCAAGCGCGAACTGTCCGACATTCGCTTCAGCCAGTCGGAAACAAATCGGCACACGCAGGATTCGCTCGAGGCCGTTCACAACACACTCGGCCATGTGGTCGATCGTCTCGCACAGATCGAAAGTGACCTGCGTGCGGCACGGTCCGCACCCGCACCGCGCGAAACGTCCCGTGAGCATCCGATGCCCGATGCGCGCGCCTATGCGCCATTCGCGCCGGGGCCCCGCGCAACAACACCTCAACCGCGTCCCGAACTGCCGAATCCGGCTGCCGCACAGGCTCCGATTGAGCGCGCTCCGGTCGCCCCTCCTATGCCGCCGCGCGTACCGGCGATTGCAGACGTCGCGGTTTCGCGTCCGATCGAAGTCGAGCAGCCTGCGCCGCAGGCCACCCGGCCGGCTCCCACTCCACGCAGTCCGATCGATCCGACGCTGCCGCCGGACCATCCGCTGGAACCTGGCACCAAGCCGCAGCAGAACCGCGTTGGGACACCGTCCGAGCGCATCGCTGCCTCTGAGGTGGTGCTCAACGAAATATCATCCGCATCCCGCGAGCCGGTCAGTCCGACGAACTTTATTCAGGCTGCACGGCGTGCCGCACAAGCCGCCGCTGCAGCTCCTGCCGCAACGCCCGGCGCGAAACCCAATCGCGTTACCGCGCTGAATGATGCCGCCCGGAACGCAGCCAAGGCGGCGACGGTCGGCGAATCGAAGGTGTCTTCGAGAATTCGAGCGCTGCTCGTCGGCGCGAGCGTCGTCGTGATCGTGCTCGGCACCGTCAAGATGGGCCTGAATCTGCTCAGTGGCCGCGACCATGCGCAGTCACCGCCCGCAGCAGCATCCAGTTCTGCAACGCCAGCCTTGCCGCCGGTCAGTAATGGCGAACCGAGGTCGGAGAACATCACGCCGGCGATTCCCTCCATCACATCGCCGACACCGATCGATCGACAGTCCTTGAATGCTCCGCCGCCTCCCCCTGCGTCGCCAGCAGCACCCGACGTCACTCCGGCGATGCCGCAGGCATCGGGAGCGGCTGATGTGACCGGCTCTGTCACGACACCGGCTCCGGCTGAACGCGTGTCTGTGACGATTCCGCCTGCGGCGGCCAAGGCCAAAGCCACCTGGGTCCCGGTTAATGACAAACTGCCCGAGAGCATTGGCAGCGCCACATTGCGTGCGGCCGCCAATAAGGGCAATCCAGGTGCCGCGTTCGAGATCGGCGTCCGTTATGCGGAAGGTCGCGGTGTTGCATCCGACTATGCGGAGGCCATGAAGTGGTATGAACGCGCGTCGCAGGGCGGCATCGTTCCGGCCACCTTCCGCCTTGGCGCGCTCTATGAAAAAGGGCTCGGCGCGAAGAAAGATCTTGAAACCGCGCGCCGCTATTACATCCAGGCTGCGGAAAAAGGCAGCGCCAAGGCGATGCACAATCTTGCCGTGCTCGACGCAGATGGCGGCGGCGCCGGCCCAAACTACAAAGGCGCGGCGCAATGGTTCCGCAAGGCTGCCGAACGCGGCGTCGCGGACAGCCAGTTCAATCTTGGAATTCTCTATGCGCGCGGTATCGGCGTAGAGCAAAATCTCGCCGAGTCCTATAAGTGGTTCAGCCTTGCTGCAGCCCAGGGCGACGCGGATTCCGGCCGCAAGCGCGACGACATCGCCAAACGGCTTGATGCGCAGTCGCTGGCAGCAGCTAAACTTGCGATTCAGACCTTCACGCCCGAAGCACAGCCGGACGATGCGGTCTCAGTCGGCGCGCCTCCGGGAGGATGGGACGCCGCACCGCCACCCAGAGCCGCGACCAAATCGCATAAGCCGGCCGCGACCAAGAGCGCGGCCCGCTAA
- a CDS encoding putative membrane protein YfcA (product_source=COG0730; cath_funfam=1.20.5.510; cog=COG0730; ko=KO:K07090; pfam=PF01925; superfamily=81568; transmembrane_helix_parts=Inside_1_11,TMhelix_12_34,Outside_35_37,TMhelix_38_60,Inside_61_79,TMhelix_80_102,Outside_103_111,TMhelix_112_134,Inside_135_172,TMhelix_173_195,Outside_196_209,TMhelix_210_232,Inside_233_238,TMhelix_239_261,Outside_262_270,TMhelix_271_293,Inside_294_308) yields the protein MQLFLPIADVPVNVFLILAMGAAVGFVSGMFGIGGGFLMTPLLIFIGISPGVAVASVSSHMAASSFTGALSYWRRRAIDPALSMVLLSGGVIGTALGVWIFALLRSVGQLDLMIALSYVALLTTVGTLMLLEGARAILKTRKGPPPLTRRARAQGWILGLPLKMRFKRSKIYLSVIPVVAIGLMIGFLGAIMGIGGGFLLIPIMIYVLRVPTSTVIGTSMALTLVTMIFATILHATTNHLVDVVLALVLMVGGVIGAQFGARAGQRIRGEHLRLLLGLLILSVGIRFAVELVIKPAELYSIRDLGSGG from the coding sequence GTGCAACTGTTTCTTCCGATCGCCGACGTTCCAGTTAACGTGTTTCTCATCCTGGCGATGGGCGCGGCCGTCGGCTTCGTGTCCGGCATGTTCGGAATCGGCGGCGGCTTCCTGATGACGCCGCTCTTGATCTTCATCGGAATTTCGCCGGGCGTGGCGGTTGCCTCGGTCTCCAGCCACATGGCTGCATCGTCGTTCACCGGTGCCCTGTCGTATTGGCGGCGCCGCGCCATCGACCCCGCCTTGTCGATGGTGCTGCTCAGCGGCGGCGTGATTGGCACCGCGCTTGGCGTATGGATCTTCGCGTTGCTGCGCTCCGTCGGCCAGCTCGACCTCATGATCGCGCTGTCCTATGTGGCGCTGCTGACGACGGTTGGCACCCTGATGCTGCTGGAAGGCGCCCGCGCCATCCTGAAAACCCGCAAAGGTCCTCCGCCGCTGACACGCCGGGCGCGGGCACAGGGATGGATCCTCGGCCTCCCGCTCAAGATGCGCTTCAAGCGCTCCAAGATCTACCTGTCGGTGATTCCCGTCGTCGCCATTGGCCTGATGATCGGCTTCCTGGGCGCAATCATGGGCATCGGCGGCGGATTCCTGCTGATCCCGATCATGATCTATGTCCTGCGCGTGCCGACCTCCACAGTGATCGGCACATCAATGGCGCTGACGCTCGTCACCATGATCTTCGCGACGATCCTGCACGCGACCACCAACCACCTCGTCGATGTCGTTCTTGCCCTCGTGCTGATGGTAGGAGGCGTGATCGGGGCGCAGTTTGGAGCGCGGGCTGGACAGCGAATCCGCGGCGAACATCTGCGCCTGCTGCTCGGACTTCTGATTCTCTCCGTCGGCATTCGCTTTGCGGTCGAGCTGGTGATCAAGCCGGCCGAGCTTTATTCCATCCGCGACCTCGGGAGCGGCGGATGA
- a CDS encoding acetyl-CoA C-acetyltransferase (product_source=KO:K00626; cath_funfam=3.40.47.10; cog=COG0183; ko=KO:K00626; pfam=PF00108,PF02803; superfamily=53901; tigrfam=TIGR01930), with product MPEAFIYDHVRTPRGKGKSDGALHEVTALALATAPLKALKERNNLAVDSIDDVVLGVVDPVGEAGGDIARFAAINAGYGTSVPGVQINRFCASGLDAVNFAAAQVMSGQHEMTIGGGAESMSRVGILSSGAAWPMDPSIAVPTYFMPQGVSADLIATKYGFSREDVDAYAVQSQERAAKAWDEGRFKNSVIPVKDINGITILDKDEHMRPGTTMQSLAQLQPSFAVMGSMGGFDAVAVQSHPEIEAVSYVHHAGNSSGIVDGAGAVLLGSKEAGAKRGLKPRAKIRAFANIGSEPAMMLTGPVDVTKKVLERSGMRLGDIDLFELNEAFASVVLRYIQAFEIDNSKINVNGGAIALGHPLGATGAMILGTVLDELERTNKSTALVTLCIGGGMGTATIIERV from the coding sequence ATGCCTGAGGCATTTATCTACGATCACGTCCGCACGCCGCGCGGCAAAGGAAAGTCCGACGGCGCGTTGCACGAGGTGACGGCGCTGGCACTGGCGACCGCTCCCCTGAAGGCATTGAAGGAGCGTAACAATCTCGCGGTGGACAGCATAGACGACGTCGTGCTTGGCGTAGTCGATCCGGTTGGTGAAGCCGGCGGCGACATCGCGCGCTTTGCGGCGATCAACGCCGGCTACGGCACCTCGGTGCCAGGGGTGCAGATCAATCGCTTCTGCGCATCGGGTCTTGATGCGGTGAACTTCGCCGCGGCACAGGTGATGTCCGGCCAGCACGAGATGACAATCGGTGGCGGCGCGGAGTCCATGAGCCGCGTCGGCATTCTTTCATCCGGTGCGGCTTGGCCAATGGACCCGTCCATCGCGGTGCCGACTTACTTCATGCCACAGGGCGTGTCGGCAGATCTCATTGCCACCAAGTACGGTTTCTCGCGCGAGGACGTCGATGCGTACGCTGTACAGAGTCAGGAGCGTGCCGCGAAAGCCTGGGATGAAGGGCGGTTCAAGAACTCCGTCATTCCGGTGAAGGACATCAACGGCATTACCATTCTCGACAAGGACGAGCATATGCGTCCGGGCACGACGATGCAGTCGCTGGCGCAGTTGCAGCCGTCATTCGCTGTGATGGGTTCGATGGGTGGTTTCGATGCAGTGGCTGTGCAGTCGCATCCAGAAATCGAGGCCGTCAGCTATGTGCACCATGCCGGCAATTCGTCCGGCATCGTGGACGGTGCGGGCGCTGTGCTGCTCGGCAGCAAGGAAGCTGGTGCGAAACGCGGATTGAAGCCGCGTGCCAAAATCCGCGCCTTCGCCAATATCGGCTCCGAACCGGCGATGATGCTGACCGGCCCGGTCGATGTCACCAAGAAGGTGCTGGAGCGCTCCGGCATGAGGCTTGGAGATATCGATTTGTTCGAGCTCAATGAAGCATTCGCTTCGGTGGTGCTGCGCTACATCCAGGCGTTCGAGATCGACAACAGCAAGATCAACGTCAATGGCGGAGCGATTGCGCTTGGCCACCCCCTGGGTGCGACGGGCGCCATGATTCTCGGCACCGTGCTCGACGAACTCGAGCGCACCAATAAGTCTACCGCTCTTGTCACGCTGTGTATCGGCGGCGGCATGGGAACGGCGACGATCATCGAGCGCGTGTGA
- a CDS encoding acyl-CoA dehydrogenase (product_source=KO:K00249; cath_funfam=1.10.540.10,1.20.140.10,2.40.110.10; cog=COG1960; ko=KO:K00249; pfam=PF00441,PF02770,PF02771,PF12418,PF12806; superfamily=47203,56645), producing MPIYKAPVEDINFLLNDVFQIDRYNNLPGFSDASADVREAILDEAAKFSEQVLQPLNSVGDLEGCKRHDDGRVTTPAGFKEAFKQLADGGWLGLSAPAEFGGQGLPTTLSQSVNEFMVSANMAFSMYPGLTQGAMAALLVHGTPEQKQTYVPNMVAGKWAGTMNLTEPHCGTDLGLMRTKAVKQADGSYKITGTKIFISGGEQDLTENIVHLVLARIEGAPAGIKGVSLFVVPKMTINPDGTLGPQNGVSCGSIEHKMGIHGNSTCVLNFDNAVGWLVGEENKGMTAMFVMMNEARLGVGVQGLAQSEVAYQNAVAYAKERLQGRALTGPQAKDKPADPIIVHPDVRRTLMTIRAFNEAARALVVWTSLKSDVAHRSDDQKERQAADDHMGLMTPVIKGMLTDVGFANAVAAQQMFGGHGYIVETGVEQFVRDARIAMIYEGANGIQALDLVGRKLPKDGGRAITGFFNEVSSFVKEHGANEAMKPYVAPLGASLQHLQQATMWLMQNAMAKPDNAGAASTDYLHLFGLVALAYMWARMAKVTQDKIASAGEQPYLKSKLVTGKFFMERMLPETATRLARIQAGADSMMELPAEAF from the coding sequence ATGCCGATCTACAAGGCCCCCGTTGAAGACATCAACTTCCTTCTCAACGACGTGTTTCAGATCGACAGGTACAACAATCTCCCGGGTTTCAGCGATGCATCGGCCGATGTGCGCGAGGCAATCCTCGATGAGGCCGCCAAATTCAGCGAACAGGTCCTGCAACCTCTGAACAGCGTTGGCGATCTCGAAGGCTGCAAGCGCCATGATGACGGCCGCGTCACCACGCCGGCCGGCTTCAAGGAGGCATTCAAGCAGCTCGCAGACGGTGGTTGGTTGGGTCTGTCCGCGCCGGCCGAATTCGGCGGCCAGGGGCTTCCGACAACGCTCTCGCAGAGCGTCAACGAATTCATGGTCTCGGCCAACATGGCCTTTTCGATGTATCCGGGTCTGACTCAGGGCGCGATGGCCGCTTTGCTCGTGCATGGCACGCCGGAGCAGAAGCAAACTTACGTGCCGAATATGGTCGCCGGCAAGTGGGCTGGCACCATGAACCTGACCGAGCCGCATTGCGGCACGGATCTGGGCCTGATGCGCACCAAGGCGGTGAAGCAGGCAGACGGCAGCTATAAAATCACCGGCACCAAGATTTTCATTTCGGGTGGCGAGCAGGACCTCACCGAGAATATCGTGCACCTCGTCCTGGCGCGCATCGAAGGCGCACCCGCAGGCATCAAGGGCGTGTCGCTGTTCGTGGTGCCGAAGATGACCATCAACCCCGATGGCACGCTTGGACCGCAGAACGGTGTGTCGTGCGGTTCGATCGAGCACAAGATGGGCATCCACGGCAATTCGACCTGCGTTCTGAACTTCGACAATGCGGTTGGTTGGTTGGTCGGCGAAGAGAACAAAGGCATGACGGCGATGTTCGTCATGATGAACGAGGCGCGGCTTGGCGTCGGCGTGCAGGGGCTAGCACAGTCGGAAGTCGCCTATCAGAACGCGGTTGCTTACGCGAAAGAGCGTCTGCAGGGCCGGGCCCTCACCGGGCCGCAAGCCAAGGACAAGCCCGCTGACCCCATCATCGTGCATCCGGACGTGCGGCGCACGTTGATGACCATTCGTGCTTTTAATGAAGCGGCGCGCGCGCTCGTGGTGTGGACCTCACTCAAGAGTGACGTGGCGCACCGCTCCGACGATCAAAAGGAACGCCAGGCGGCGGACGATCACATGGGCCTGATGACGCCGGTGATCAAAGGCATGCTCACCGATGTCGGCTTTGCCAACGCGGTTGCCGCGCAGCAGATGTTTGGCGGCCATGGCTATATCGTCGAAACCGGTGTCGAGCAGTTTGTGCGCGATGCCCGCATCGCCATGATCTACGAAGGTGCCAATGGCATTCAGGCGCTCGATCTGGTGGGCCGCAAGCTGCCCAAGGATGGCGGCCGGGCCATTACGGGCTTCTTCAATGAGGTGTCTTCATTCGTGAAAGAGCATGGCGCGAATGAAGCGATGAAGCCTTACGTCGCGCCGCTCGGCGCCTCGTTGCAGCACCTGCAACAGGCCACCATGTGGCTGATGCAGAATGCCATGGCGAAGCCCGACAATGCCGGCGCGGCATCGACCGACTACCTGCATCTCTTCGGGCTCGTTGCGCTTGCTTATATGTGGGCACGCATGGCCAAGGTCACGCAGGACAAGATCGCAAGTGCAGGTGAGCAGCCTTATCTCAAGTCGAAACTCGTCACGGGCAAATTCTTCATGGAGCGCATGCTGCCGGAAACGGCGACGCGCCTCGCGCGCATCCAGGCGGGGGCAGACTCGATGATGGAATTGCCGGCCGAGGCGTTCTGA
- a CDS encoding uncharacterized protein (TIGR02186 family) (product_source=TIGR02186; cog=COG1669; pfam=PF09608; superfamily=81301; tigrfam=TIGR02186; transmembrane_helix_parts=Inside_1_4,TMhelix_5_22,Outside_23_233,TMhelix_234_256,Inside_257_259): MKQRLVVLIAGFIFALMAGSVARAESLIVSVSNHRITVTPNYSGEDLVLFGSIERDSKSRDRTDYDIVVTVSGPRADMVTRRKERKLGIWVNVDSREFIQVPSYLGIFSNRPIDEIAAPDVQRRQQIGLNSIFLPQRIGPDVANVVASDPFRVAFVTLRTNHGLYRQQESAVTFLTPTLFRTGIPLPAEVPIGTYDVDIKLLSGGVLIAKTETAFEIVKVGFEQFVANAARQHGLLYGLTTALMALATGWLASVIFRKD; encoded by the coding sequence ATGAAACAGCGTCTTGTCGTGCTGATCGCTGGATTCATATTTGCCCTCATGGCGGGAAGTGTCGCGCGTGCGGAGAGCCTAATCGTTTCGGTCTCCAATCACCGCATCACAGTGACACCGAATTATTCTGGTGAAGACCTTGTGCTGTTCGGCTCCATCGAGCGCGACAGCAAATCGCGAGACAGAACCGATTACGACATCGTCGTCACCGTCAGCGGCCCCCGTGCTGACATGGTGACACGGCGAAAGGAGCGCAAACTGGGAATCTGGGTCAACGTGGATTCTCGCGAGTTCATTCAGGTGCCTTCCTATCTCGGCATCTTCTCCAACAGACCCATCGACGAAATCGCCGCGCCGGATGTGCAGCGGCGGCAGCAGATCGGGCTGAACAGTATTTTTCTGCCACAACGGATCGGACCCGATGTCGCCAACGTGGTCGCCAGCGACCCGTTCAGGGTCGCATTTGTGACGCTGCGCACGAATCATGGGCTTTACCGTCAGCAAGAAAGCGCGGTGACGTTCCTGACACCGACGCTATTCCGTACCGGAATTCCGCTTCCGGCCGAAGTGCCGATCGGCACCTATGACGTGGATATCAAGCTGTTGTCCGGAGGCGTCCTGATCGCCAAGACCGAAACGGCGTTTGAAATCGTCAAGGTTGGTTTCGAACAGTTTGTCGCCAACGCGGCCCGTCAGCATGGGCTCCTTTATGGACTCACGACCGCGTTGATGGCGCTCGCGACCGGCTGGCTTGCTTCGGTGATCTTCCGCAAAGACTGA